In the Telopea speciosissima isolate NSW1024214 ecotype Mountain lineage chromosome 6, Tspe_v1, whole genome shotgun sequence genome, CGATTTCCTTACCTTGTTGGGAGTCCTACTTCAATAAGGAAGGCTTCTTAGGTCGTTAGGATATAGCTAAGTTAGTTTCCTATTAGGAATGGGATCGGAGCGGCCAAAACCCGATTTGGAGGGTCTCTATTTGGGAAGTCATGATACTACACAACAACGCGCCTTCCTGATTCACCCAAGATCTTTGCTGGCCACATGTCATGCCTTCTGTAACCAATTCATTTTACCCGTATCACATACCATCAATTACCATACCATCATCTCATATCAAGTTCCACATGCCGTAAGCATCCAAACTCATCAGTATACATTACAAGTCATGCTAGAGCTTGTACAAAGTTACAAAACCTTTGAACATATAAAACACTACTAAATAGGCATGTAACATACTAAATCATAACTAACCCATCTTCAGCACATTACACCCGTGCATACTCTGCCACACTAGAACATatgtaaaattataaaaatgcccctATCATATAAAATGAGTTAAAACCCATACCAAATGAACCTGAACACTCCCAAACTCATCCAAACACCACTGAACATCTCATCCAACATATTGTTgtcaacaatgacaacacaatTGTTCCAGATGCTCAACGCATACATATGTGGGgtttaagtttgaaaaaaaaaaaaaaaaaggactagaAAGTGGCACAAAGGTTTAAAATATGTGGAGGCTAATAATTCCATGTTTACAGATAAGAATTAGGACTTTTAATCAATTGCACTCATAAAGGAAGCAGGGTCCGGTGGCACAGAAACCTCCACAGCTCCTTCTAGCATCTGTGTCACCTTCTTCATGGATGGCCTTAAAGATGGATCTTCTTGAATGCACCAAATTGCTACCGTGATGAATTTCTCTAGCCTCCTCCGATCGCATATTGCCTCTTCATCGTTACCCACGAGCAAATGGAGATTCCCTTCCTTATAGCAATCATAAGCCCATTCGGAGAGAATCGCCATGTGATCATCGCCTTCTATCATGGACTCCACATTCTTCCTGCAACAAATGATTTCTAGTAACACTACACCAAAACCGTACACATCCACCTTAGCTGTGATAGCCATGCTCTTGAACCATTCAGGGGCTACATACCCTCTGGTACCTCTGATCCCTGTTGTTGTTCGGGTTTGGTCGATCTTCAGAAGCTTTGCCAATCCAAAATCACAAATTCTGGCCATATAAGAATCATCCAAAAGTATGTTCTGAGGCTTAACATCACAATGGATGATCTGGGTATTGCACTCCTCATGCAAATATGTGAGGCCTCTAGCAATCCCAAACGCAATTTGGACTCTATGGTACCATTCTGGCCTCAAACTTCCGAAAAGGAAACTGTCCAAGGAGCCATTTGTCATGAATTCATATACCAAAAGCCTATGTGAACCCTCATTGCAATACCCAATCAATTGTACAAGGTTCTTGTGATTTGTCTTTCCAATTGCACTCACTTCTGTTTTGAATTCCATATCAGATTGTTCTGCTACCTTATCTAACCTCTTGATTGCAATAACAACTCTTCTACAATCCAATTCTATAACCCCTTTATAAACTGTTgaacaaccaccaccacccactTCTTCCTTGAACCCATCTGAAGCATCTTCCATCTCTTTATAAGTAAAACAACGTAAGTTCATCAACCCAAATGTGTTGGTTACCGATGGAGTATTCTTCACTAGTTTTCTATGAtatgataaataaaaaaccagacAAATTGCCAATGACAAGAGGCAGTTCAGAAACACAGAGCTGCCTAACAGAATTGATCCAATAAGGATCCAggcattctctttcttcttattagccgggggaggaggaggaagaggattAAGGTTTGCAGTAGAAGAAGAACCAACCTTAATTAGTGCTTTTCCTCCAACGCTGGGATCACTTTTTCCATTTGAGAGAGGGTACTTCTTCTTCCAACAGTTGTTATCTCTGATTATGGCAGCTGCACAGAGACAATCATTTATGCAGTTCTCTCTGCACCAGTCCTCATTTACCCCTTGAAAATGCTCGTAATCACCCAAAGGCCAATCAGTGCTTGGAATCTCTTCAAATTGAAACTTAATTTCATCCCCCAATCCACCCTTCTCACAACTCTGTGCAGTAAAGTTTGGTCCGCATCCATTGAATGCATTATTAGGATCCAAGTAAACGTACCCAGGTGGGCATTCACAGCTTGGCCTCTGTTCCTGATCTAGTTTGCAGTAACTGTTAAACCCACATGCTCCACTTCCAGAATCTGATCGAATTGCCGTGCAAATGTTTGAAGGAATGTACGACGAGACCGACCATGACTGTGGCCATCTCCCATCAGTGATCCTCTTCGGGTAAGTGTATCGCCTGAAAACTCCATCGAAATCAAACCTAGCGATGTGGTAGAAATCACTCACTGAACTTGGACTTGCTAATCCCAGGTCTTGTAAAGTTCCATTCTTTAGAGTTAAATAAATTTCGCCAGATTGATTGAAGACCAACAGTGAACCAGTGTCTACCGTGCCACTTGCCAAGTATGGATTATAAGTGCCTTCAGTAGGCCAAGCTATCGGATAGAACACAAGGTTTCCATCGGCCTGAAAACGAAGCTCAAATCTTCCGGCAGAGTAGTTTTGCTGGGTTACCCGAGACGTGAACTTGCTGCCTCTATCCAGTGTTTGAGAGGGCAACATGGTGTCAGTAGGATTGGTAAAACTGCTCCATATGATACCAGATTCATTGCTCCTCAGAACAAAGTTTCCACTGTCCAGCATGGCTGCAGAAGTAACTTGGCTATTGTCTATGGATTTGGCGCTCCAAATCTCATTACTTCGGTTGTCAGTAAGAGAAATTCCTGCATCAGTTAGCTCAATTTTGGACCCTTCCATCACTGGCTCCCCTTGGTTTGCTGTCCAAACAATTGTATTGTCTGGTACATTTTGAAACCAGATAGCAACCAAGAATAGATTTTTTCCTGATTGTGCAAAGGGCTTAAGCCCAAAAGCAAATTCTCCGGATAGAGATGCCCAGTAAGGAAATTTGTCATCGGTGGATAAAGAAGACCCCAAGGTAATGTTACGGTAAGCCTGTGCAGAATTGGAAAATGCAGGTATAAGAAAAAGCAAGAGCCACAGAACATATGGAAGTACAGAAGCCATTAGAGGAAGCACAGGGCTAAGTTGGGTAGCAAATCAGTGGAGTTCTTGCTTAAATTTACATGGATTTGTTATTCCTAAAGCCATTGCTGGAGAAGAGAACGAGAAGTGTTTAATCCTGGAAATTGACTTGGGGCGGTCCAAGTCTCCTCAACCCCTGCTAGGTAAGGTGTCAAGGTTGTTGAAAAATTAGTGGTAGACACGTAGACTAGACTTTTCAGCTAATGAAGCCAATTCCAAAGTACATGTCAAAATTAATTTCATCAGAAGGGATAGTAGGACTCTTTCAAGAACGTAAAGCACACGATTTTTTATGGCCTACAGCTAGCTAGTACGGTATATGTGGAGGAATTTTCATTTTATGCAATTATTATACGGTGCAGTGTTGCATCAAGTGGGATCCGCTGTGCCATATGGCCTCTGTTGCTCCGCACATGTGGAGTGTATCAATCATGAAGGCTTGCATGAGAACTGGTGGCTCACGAGAGTTCCACTTCTATGGTACATTATCTCTCTCCGTGTGGAAGCTGTAGAAttctagaaggaagaaaatAATTCCATTAGCTCTATTCCAAACTGTGGAAAGATTTTGATTAAATACATTGttcctaagggtgtcaaaacccaaaccaaaccgatcAAACCGGCTCACCCTGATTTAGTCTGATCCAATTCAACCAATGTCTTAtcagttcggttttggttcATGGGTTAGAGCACCATTCAGTTTCAGCTTGGTTCGGCCTAAACCAATGGGCCAGCTCGATTGATGGGACCAAACACTGAAAccgtttctcaaaccctaaaaacctttcTTATCCCTTCAAATTAAACCGAACCAAATCAAATTGAAACTGATAGCACAAATTGAATCATAACCGAGCCGAAACCAAAgtccttattggttcggttttcGATTTCCCTGAAACTTACATTGAAACCCGAATGACACCCTTAATTGTGTATAAGAGTTCTAAGTACATACAAGGTAGAAAACTAGAGCCCAGTCTATATTGGGAAGTTACAAGGTACGAAAGAATTTGACATGCTATACTCTACGGAATGGAAGAAGGACCTATGCAgcaaatcttcaaaatcttgcCCGCTTTATTACTCTCATCCTCCTTTCAACTTGTTTTAAAATATAAGTACATACAAGGTAGGAAAGATTTGACATGCTATACTCTACGGAATGGAAGAAGGACCTATGCAgcaaatcttcaaaatcttgcCCGCTTTATTACTCTCATCCtcctttcaacttgttttgTTCTAAGAAATCTTTCTGCAATACTTTTGCGGTGTGCTCCTTTTGGAATATGACCATTATTAAAGAGagaacaatttttaaaatattcctttaaaattcaaatatagaggatgataataataatatctCAGACTTAGACCAGCTGGTAAATGTCATTCTCTGTCAAGACTTTCACCAACCcgtaaaatgttttttttttttaatttgtcaatttattgagaaagaacctgatcctctactaccgagctgtCCGACAGAACCGTGCTGCatagacacagcaaggcgggaAATGACCGCTTTatccccacttgggcaaggtgcttgggcaggggtaaggtggtcatttcccaccttgcTGTGTTTGCGCAGCATGgtcttgccgggcagctcggcagtagaggatccaaatactCCTCAGTACAAAGATGACAAAGCCATGGAGTGGGAAGAGGCCAAAATGTCTTCAATGCTACGGACAAGGCCTTCCTAGCTAGAGTATTGGCTACGTAGTTGGCCTCTCTAGAAATGTAGAAAAAGGAGCAACATGAGAATGAACCCGCAAGTAAACAGATATCAGAGATAATGCCCCACaaggaaagagggggggggggggggagggggaggaaggGATCGTTAAGGAAACCAATGAGGGAGCTATTATCAGACTCCACAAGGATCTGAGAAATATGAAACTTAGCAGCCTCAACTAACCTAGCTCTCAAAGCTTCAACTTCTCCAATGAGGCAGTCCGAGCCGGCGATAAGATTAGAGACCGCCAGGACAGGTGAACCCATTTGGTCGCGAATAATTTATCCGATCCCCCCCCCGGTTGTAGAATCCTTAGGAAGCGTCGCATCAGAATTCAACTTGTGGAAATTGGGAGCGGGGGGTTGCCGTTTCTGGCCGTCGACCCCATCGCAAAGCGGGAGCACAACAAGGGCATCTCCTTGCCCTTGAGAGGGAGCCTTCTTAGGCCTCTAGAATTCTTCAAACGCCCCTTGCGCTCGATAAAAAACATCAATGGAACACCACACCTTGTTGTTAAAAATCATGTCGTTCCTCGCTGTCCACAGATACCAGCAAATAAATGAGCATAAGCTAAGCGCCTCTGCTGCTCTATGCTTCGATGGAAATTTATACTTCTTCCAACTCGCCAACCAATCTGCAAGTTTATGAGAATCACCGGCTGGAATAATGAATGATAAACTACTCCCAAACCACGTCGCTTTAGCAAAGggactgatgagcacatttatgtgcaaaatcttagggtatataagcatgcattttactcacattttacGGAGCTCCTCgggtatttttctgtgtttttcaggttttaggtctttttggtcattttatgctatCGGGAACTGAATCTCAAAATTTACACataaagctgcccaatgtttttgcatggctgtgttCAGAGCTGAAATTTATGCTAGATGGACGTGATGGAATTCcagtacgcattcgtttagggcATCATGCGAGCAATTATCGTTTTCGGGccgtaaaagaataatgggtcagaaatgagctgTAATGCAAGCTTGGGCCAGTCTGAATTTttggagagttatatttggcatcaaggaagacaattgtgatcaagggttgagatcatCTGAAGCATTTACTCtcattttgcatttttcaccattggaggagagagaaaagccacatgggacctacacctattcacatgtgaccaagggtaggatcGATGGAAATAATTCTCACTGAAtcaaccaaggacaaaggaggaatttcatattcaaattagaagtttgactagaaAGTGGGTTGCAAGCAAGGATTGGCCAAGACGGGATTtgcacaagaaagaaaggagaaatagttggagagataggagaggagaaaagaaaaaaaaaaaaaaaaaaaaagatactctCTCCCACTCACGTTCCTCTTTCCCTCTTACCTAACttcttctctctgtctctcccccctattttatctcccttTCCATGCTCTCTCCCATCCACTCTccattttcacttttcttttctttttattttattttattttattttattatgttgtTTTTCCTTATCCCATCTCATTCCACGGTTCccatctctcctccctcccacgttatctctctctctcccatatctttatttatttaattttttttctcttttcctataTTATCTCTCTTAACATTATCATATCTCTAGTTATACAAGATTagtttgaatttaaaatttgaattctTGTATTAATATTTCCTGTAAAATCTTTATTTATTGTACATTCAATATATGAAAGATTAGATTAGATttgtttgaatttgaattttgaattagtttgaatttgaattttgaattcttgTACAAAGATGTATATATATCTCTCACATTATTCAGTGAAAATTAGACTAATGCAATTGCATCTTCCCCAACTTAAGATGGTATCAGACCAATTAGATGTGGCAGTAATTTTGCTAACAGAGAGGATTAAATTTGAAACTGGGTGCACAAAACACATGTGGAAGAATCAAACCTGGTAACAAAGAAATACTACCAAAATGGGCAACTGGAATGTGGGAACCATTAGGCAAAGCAATGGGTGGTGAGGCATTAGTAGCATGAACAGAAGTAAAAAGGGAGGGGTCAAATGtaatgtgatcagtagcacccgTATCCACAATCCAAGTGGATTTAGAGTGCAAAAGAGGAGTACCTGCTAAGTTAACCAAGGGATGAGAGCTGGGCGGCAGAAGCGTGAGGAGTTGCTGTAGTTGGTCGGCAGTAAGTGAGGGAATTGAGGGGGTGGAAGGTTCCACCGTGGCAGCAGCAACAATAGGCCGAGAACCAACATTCCGAGGTCCAACAGGGGCAAAATTGGAGCCGCGCTTGGAGCGGGTGGTCTACCAATCTGGGTAACCATTCTTCTTAAAGCATCGGGATTCGGTGTGGCCATTTTTGTTGTAGAAGGTGCAATAATAACTTGGTTTAGTAGAAGAACTAGAACCTGATCGGCGGTCAAGGG is a window encoding:
- the LOC122665550 gene encoding G-type lectin S-receptor-like serine/threonine-protein kinase LECRK3, yielding MASVLPYVLWLLLFLIPAFSNSAQAYRNITLGSSLSTDDKFPYWASLSGEFAFGLKPFAQSGKNLFLVAIWFQNVPDNTIVWTANQGEPVMEGSKIELTDAGISLTDNRSNEIWSAKSIDNSQVTSAAMLDSGNFVLRSNESGIIWSSFTNPTDTMLPSQTLDRGSKFTSRVTQQNYSAGRFELRFQADGNLVFYPIAWPTEGTYNPYLASGTVDTGSLLVFNQSGEIYLTLKNGTLQDLGLASPSSVSDFYHIARFDFDGVFRRYTYPKRITDGRWPQSWSVSSYIPSNICTAIRSDSGSGACGFNSYCKLDQEQRPSCECPPGYVYLDPNNAFNGCGPNFTAQSCEKGGLGDEIKFQFEEIPSTDWPLGDYEHFQGVNEDWCRENCINDCLCAAAIIRDNNCWKKKYPLSNGKSDPSVGGKALIKVGSSSTANLNPLPPPPPANKKKENAWILIGSILLGSSVFLNCLLSLAICLVFYLSYHRKLVKNTPSVTNTFGLMNLRCFTYKEMEDASDGFKEEVGGGGCSTVYKGVIELDCRRVVIAIKRLDKVAEQSDMEFKTEVSAIGKTNHKNLVQLIGYCNEGSHRLLVYEFMTNGSLDSFLFGSLRPEWYHRVQIAFGIARGLTYLHEECNTQIIHCDVKPQNILLDDSYMARICDFGLAKLLKIDQTRTTTGIRGTRGYVAPEWFKSMAITAKVDVYGFGVVLLEIICCRKNVESMIEGDDHMAILSEWAYDCYKEGNLHLLVGNDEEAICDRRRLEKFITVAIWCIQEDPSLRPSMKKVTQMLEGAVEVSVPPDPASFMSAID